A section of the Chloroflexota bacterium genome encodes:
- a CDS encoding 4Fe-4S dicluster domain-containing protein: MAPPDSAGATGAVNETGLRVTLPGLDYYREQIACQAACPLDTDVRGMVTAIARGEYQAAWDMARQVNPFAAVCGSACSAPCETACRRGSIDTPVAIGPLQRFAAEVAGPTTRPFDLAAPERAPENSRTAFSAFGLSQYRRNFADQRRAGAQIAVVGSGPAGLTAAHDLALLGHAVDVFEATDRAGGMMLRGIPEFVLPRAVIEAEVAAILEMPGVQVQFGMRLGEGLDLAELAANYDAVVLALGDPGQWYRGTGGPIISAPELVERLRVGQTAEVGRRVVIVGGCNRSIYAARVAARIQRMAGNPVGVTMVAHRIIGSLEAAREARREGVEIISGHLPDEVSEESGQVSVPLGPGRGSLSADLVVLPMGHSQLEAPKTPELSQLPDNVIAAQSPHADEGVVYAVAAGHRAAADVEALIQGQSLGVRRDGRMHPVEHSDFSVTGSLTALAQESEIIPPARRGPFDVVDIGFTATEAQAEARRCLKCNVNTVFESPRCITCGDCVDVCPPGCLLLTRPEDASGAGLDSLLAQEFGAGLDFQRNSEAASEATLILKDDSKCANCGLCVQICPTDVISFEWFAFSEELDLIKVPA, translated from the coding sequence ATGGCGCCCCCCGATAGCGCCGGCGCCACCGGCGCTGTCAATGAAACCGGCCTGCGGGTAACGCTTCCCGGGCTCGATTACTACCGCGAGCAGATCGCCTGTCAGGCCGCCTGCCCGTTGGATACCGATGTGCGGGGAATGGTCACCGCGATCGCCCGCGGCGAGTACCAGGCTGCATGGGACATGGCCCGCCAGGTGAACCCGTTCGCCGCCGTCTGTGGCAGCGCCTGCTCCGCTCCATGCGAGACGGCTTGTCGGCGCGGGAGCATCGATACTCCCGTCGCGATCGGTCCGCTGCAGCGCTTTGCGGCCGAGGTTGCGGGGCCGACTACGCGCCCCTTTGACCTGGCAGCGCCCGAACGGGCGCCGGAAAACTCCAGGACCGCATTTTCCGCCTTCGGGCTGTCGCAATATCGGCGCAACTTTGCCGACCAACGCCGGGCGGGGGCGCAAATCGCCGTCGTTGGTTCGGGCCCCGCCGGCCTGACCGCGGCGCACGACCTCGCCCTGCTCGGGCACGCGGTCGACGTTTTTGAAGCTACCGACCGCGCCGGTGGCATGATGTTGCGGGGAATACCGGAATTCGTTCTGCCGCGCGCGGTCATCGAAGCCGAAGTCGCGGCAATTCTGGAAATGCCCGGGGTTCAGGTCCAATTCGGGATGCGGCTAGGCGAAGGGCTGGATCTTGCCGAGTTGGCCGCAAATTACGACGCTGTGGTGCTGGCGCTGGGCGACCCCGGTCAGTGGTACCGCGGCACCGGTGGTCCGATCATCTCCGCACCCGAACTGGTCGAGCGACTGCGTGTCGGCCAGACCGCCGAAGTGGGCCGCCGAGTCGTCATAGTCGGTGGTTGCAACCGATCCATTTACGCCGCCCGGGTCGCCGCTCGCATCCAGCGCATGGCGGGCAACCCAGTCGGCGTGACTATGGTCGCGCACCGCATCATCGGGTCGCTTGAAGCCGCCCGCGAGGCCCGGCGCGAAGGCGTCGAAATCATCAGCGGCCACCTCCCGGACGAGGTGTCCGAGGAGTCGGGCCAAGTGAGCGTCCCACTTGGGCCCGGGCGCGGTTCGCTATCGGCCGACCTGGTGGTCCTACCGATGGGCCATTCGCAATTGGAAGCACCAAAAACCCCCGAGCTGAGCCAGTTGCCCGATAACGTGATCGCCGCCCAGTCCCCGCACGCCGACGAGGGAGTGGTTTATGCGGTTGCCGCCGGCCATCGCGCCGCAGCCGACGTCGAAGCGCTGATCCAGGGGCAATCCCTGGGGGTGCGCCGCGACGGGCGGATGCACCCGGTCGAGCATTCCGATTTTTCGGTAACCGGCTCCCTGACCGCCCTCGCGCAGGAGTCGGAGATTATTCCGCCGGCGCGGCGCGGGCCATTCGATGTCGTCGACATCGGATTCACCGCAACCGAAGCGCAGGCCGAAGCCCGCCGCTGCCTCAAGTGCAACGTGAACACGGTGTTCGAAAGCCCGCGTTGTATCACCTGCGGGGACTGCGTGGACGTTTGTCCGCCCGGTTGCCTGCTGCTGACCCGACCTGAAGACGCCAGCGGCGCGGGGCTGGATTCGCTGCTTGCCCAGGAATTCGGAGCAGGCCTCGACTTCCAGCGCAACTCCGAAGCGGCCAGCGAGGCGACATTGATTCTCAAGGACGATTCAAAGTGCGCGAATTGCGGACTTTGCGTTCAGATATGTCCGACCGACGTAATTTCGTTTGAATGGTTCGCCTTTTCAGAAGAGCTTGACTTGATCAAGGTGCCGGCCTGA
- a CDS encoding Rieske 2Fe-2S domain-containing protein gives MPARQPGLVELTRRNLLKGVFGSTMGVLAPLAAVASGVAYLMPAREVDEEWLDAGEPASYAEGEVKFIPTAGIFVARSERGFIALNHECTHLGCKVPFDPVEREFRCPCHGSVYDEYGDNVSGPAPRPLAYHPLRLDGGQILVSTNPRPRELVKEVQFKPYA, from the coding sequence ATGCCTGCCCGCCAGCCAGGACTAGTCGAGCTGACTCGACGCAATTTGCTTAAAGGCGTATTCGGATCGACCATGGGTGTGCTGGCGCCGCTGGCGGCGGTGGCCTCAGGGGTCGCTTACCTCATGCCAGCGCGCGAGGTTGACGAGGAGTGGCTGGACGCCGGCGAACCAGCCAGCTACGCCGAAGGCGAAGTCAAGTTCATCCCCACTGCAGGCATATTCGTGGCCCGCAGTGAGCGCGGTTTCATCGCGCTAAATCACGAGTGCACGCACTTGGGCTGCAAAGTTCCGTTCGATCCGGTTGAGCGCGAGTTTCGCTGTCCCTGTCACGGTTCCGTCTACGACGAATATGGCGACAATGTAAGCGGTCCGGCTCCACGCCCCCTGGCGTACCACCCGCTGCGTCTGGATGGCGGTCAGATTCTGGTTTCGACTAATCCGCGTCCGCGCGAACTGGTCAAAGAGGTCCAATTCAAGCCCTATGCCTAA
- a CDS encoding carbohydrate ABC transporter permease: MAVAQTQPAATLRTQGRTWPIIRRSLLYILMSVIAFLAVFPFLWSLLGSFKTAEDLFDFAIEDPGTYLPYAWQFNNYTTVWGLNFGRFFFNSAFVATVITLAHLLLASTAGYAFARLEFPGRDVLFVAVIATLMVPFQVTMVPLFIMIKNWPLTGGNDILGQGGRGLLDSYAGLTIPMFPTAYGTFLLRQFFQTLPRELEDAARIDGASELRIYWNVILPLSGAALAVLTVFSFQQTWNDFVWPFIITRDEDIKTLQVALANFRQEYNTDWGLLMAATMVATVPILILFLMTQRYFVQGIALSGIKG, translated from the coding sequence ATGGCGGTAGCGCAAACCCAACCGGCGGCGACGCTGCGGACGCAGGGCCGTACCTGGCCGATCATCCGCCGTTCGTTGCTCTACATCCTCATGTCGGTAATCGCCTTCTTGGCGGTTTTTCCGTTCCTCTGGTCGCTCCTGGGGTCATTCAAGACCGCGGAGGACCTGTTCGACTTCGCGATTGAAGATCCGGGCACCTATCTTCCGTACGCTTGGCAGTTCAATAACTACACCACCGTCTGGGGCCTTAACTTCGGGCGGTTCTTCTTTAACAGCGCATTTGTGGCCACGGTTATCACCCTGGCCCACCTGCTGCTTGCTTCAACCGCCGGATACGCTTTCGCGCGGTTGGAATTCCCCGGTCGCGACGTTTTGTTCGTGGCCGTGATAGCCACCCTTATGGTCCCGTTCCAGGTCACGATGGTTCCGCTGTTCATCATGATCAAGAACTGGCCGCTAACCGGTGGCAACGACATCCTGGGCCAGGGCGGACGCGGTCTGCTCGACTCATACGCCGGACTGACCATCCCGATGTTCCCGACCGCCTATGGAACTTTCCTGCTGCGTCAGTTCTTCCAGACCCTGCCGCGCGAGCTCGAAGATGCCGCGCGCATCGACGGGGCTTCCGAGTTGCGCATTTACTGGAACGTGATCCTGCCGCTCTCAGGCGCCGCTCTGGCGGTTCTGACGGTGTTCTCGTTCCAGCAGACCTGGAACGACTTCGTCTGGCCGTTCATCATCACCCGTGACGAGGACATCAAGACCCTGCAGGTGGCGTTGGCCAACTTCAGACAGGAATACAACACGGACTGGGGTCTGCTGATGGCGGCCACCATGGTTGCCACGGTGCCGATCCTGATCCTGTTCCTTATGACGCAGCGCTACTTCGTCCAGGGGATCGCCCTCTCCGGCATCAAGGGGTAA
- a CDS encoding extracellular solute-binding protein translates to MAGATGLAILAACGEEEADAPAAAAPAAAAPAAPADSGGDAMADKGDEMMMFDDVEIEFRFNGLNPAGQEAARTEIAKFKDLTGIQVKPDFSDWASSFQKITTGFAAQSAPDIWYGGGLWTPVLAAKGQVLEIDEYVANWDEWSDFYPRGLEDVTYEGHIQGVPYRFNYRASAVIRASFFEAAGLEPTPPTTWDELNEATPKLTIKDGDIFEQAGINIQHHTQVYEDWLFQAGGNYFSEDRTMPLNNSPEGITALSQHVRAGLVDGTMPKEGMDSGVPNLHAFCAGRVAYQQLWPGNVGNCETNAPDVFADVVVGEPLRGPKEQIMQIYVDKYMPWKLTKNPDATFETMKYFASPGPNHDINVVGDRSMPCRVAMEAYELYKQEPWKTYSQNGNKFGKGRQIVPEHFDVQPAMSRWVEKAALGELTVEETLEGMDAEVLEIITGS, encoded by the coding sequence ATGGCTGGGGCAACCGGTCTGGCCATCCTGGCCGCTTGTGGCGAGGAAGAGGCAGACGCCCCGGCAGCTGCGGCTCCGGCAGCTGCGGCACCCGCCGCTCCGGCGGACAGTGGCGGCGACGCCATGGCCGACAAGGGCGACGAAATGATGATGTTCGATGACGTGGAAATTGAATTCCGCTTCAACGGACTCAACCCGGCTGGCCAGGAAGCGGCACGCACTGAAATCGCCAAGTTCAAGGACTTGACCGGTATTCAGGTCAAACCCGACTTCTCCGACTGGGCAAGCTCTTTCCAGAAGATCACTACCGGTTTTGCGGCCCAATCCGCGCCTGACATTTGGTACGGCGGCGGGCTGTGGACCCCGGTACTGGCCGCAAAGGGCCAGGTGCTCGAAATTGATGAGTACGTAGCCAACTGGGACGAGTGGAGCGACTTCTACCCGCGCGGGCTTGAGGACGTGACCTATGAAGGTCATATCCAGGGTGTCCCGTATCGGTTCAACTACCGAGCCTCTGCGGTTATCCGAGCCTCGTTCTTTGAAGCGGCCGGCCTCGAGCCGACACCGCCGACAACTTGGGACGAACTCAATGAAGCAACTCCCAAGCTCACGATCAAAGATGGCGACATCTTCGAGCAGGCCGGAATCAACATCCAGCACCACACTCAGGTGTACGAGGACTGGCTGTTCCAGGCCGGCGGTAACTACTTCTCCGAAGACCGCACGATGCCGCTTAACAACTCGCCCGAGGGCATCACTGCGCTTAGCCAGCACGTGAGAGCCGGTCTGGTCGACGGGACCATGCCCAAAGAAGGCATGGACTCCGGCGTACCGAACCTGCACGCGTTCTGCGCTGGCCGCGTGGCGTACCAGCAGCTTTGGCCCGGTAACGTGGGCAACTGCGAAACGAACGCCCCGGACGTGTTTGCGGACGTGGTAGTCGGCGAACCGCTGCGTGGTCCCAAAGAGCAGATCATGCAGATCTACGTTGATAAATACATGCCTTGGAAGCTCACCAAGAACCCGGACGCTACCTTCGAGACCATGAAGTACTTTGCGTCCCCGGGTCCAAACCATGACATCAACGTGGTTGGCGACCGCTCAATGCCGTGCCGGGTAGCGATGGAAGCCTACGAGCTCTACAAGCAAGAGCCGTGGAAGACCTACTCCCAGAACGGCAACAAGTTCGGCAAGGGACGCCAGATCGTTCCGGAGCACTTCGACGTTCAGCCGGCCATGAGCCGCTGGGTCGAGAAGGCCGCTCTCGGCGAACTTACCGTCGAGGAAACCCTCGAGGGAATGGACGCGGAAGTCCTGGAAATCATTACGGGCAGCTAA
- a CDS encoding glutamine amidotransferase, producing MNLRIGHLLPELMNIYADRGNVECLVQRCRWRGFDAEVVPLTAGLPFGPEDVDIILIGGGQDRQQVLASQALKASTGTALRSCVDDGVVVLAVCGGYQLMGHSYRDAGGTVLEGIGLLDVETVHPGAEVPRCIGNAAARWREQILVGFENHGGRTYLGAGQAPLAKVEYGHGNNSADGTEGAQAGNVFGTYLHGSLLPKNPGFADFLLARALDRRGHREELAQLDDRREWAAHAAARALTGWSGGR from the coding sequence ATGAACCTCAGAATCGGACACCTGCTCCCGGAGTTGATGAATATCTACGCCGACCGGGGCAATGTCGAGTGCCTTGTCCAGCGCTGTCGCTGGCGCGGATTTGACGCAGAGGTAGTTCCCTTGACTGCCGGATTGCCGTTCGGCCCAGAGGATGTCGACATAATCCTTATCGGCGGGGGCCAGGACCGCCAGCAGGTACTGGCCAGCCAGGCCCTCAAGGCCTCGACCGGAACGGCGCTGCGAAGCTGCGTCGACGACGGCGTGGTGGTCCTGGCGGTTTGCGGTGGGTACCAATTGATGGGGCACAGTTACCGCGACGCAGGCGGAACGGTACTCGAAGGCATCGGTCTGCTTGACGTCGAGACTGTCCACCCCGGCGCCGAAGTGCCGCGCTGCATCGGTAACGCGGCGGCCCGCTGGCGGGAACAGATCCTGGTCGGGTTCGAAAACCACGGCGGCCGCACCTATCTTGGCGCCGGGCAAGCCCCCTTGGCCAAAGTCGAGTACGGGCACGGCAACAATTCCGCAGACGGAACCGAGGGTGCCCAAGCGGGAAACGTCTTTGGTACGTATCTGCACGGTTCGCTCTTGCCCAAAAACCCGGGATTTGCCGACTTTCTGCTGGCGCGGGCGCTGGACCGTCGCGGGCACCGGGAGGAATTGGCCCAACTGGACGATCGCCGGGAATGGGCCGCCCACGCCGCCGCCCGGGCGCTGACCGGATGGAGCGGTGGCAGATAG
- the lysA gene encoding diaminopimelate decarboxylase: MLGRRRHRLIRTWLNYPDGAAIPRRQFFGDQVKHSNDRIQDPLELFPEGTARDAAGRLILGGCAVTDLLEQFGSPLYVYDEDAVRASCRQYRLPLAAAYSNSRVIYAVKAYADLHVLGLVDECGLGVDCVGAGELTAALEAGIDPGMVTLHGNNKSRAEIELALDAGIGQLVADGEDDLSFIGHVAAGRGIRAPVLLRLTPGISAHTHEYIRTGELDSKFGIPISTGQARAAAKSALADPGIELLGYHAHIGSQIFDRQPLIDNARKLVEFAIATERETGYFPAVISPGGGGGVRYTLDDAGLDPGPLMTAIGSAVTEALPDARRPLLVVEPGRSLIARAGVALYSVGTIKSIPDIRTYVAVDGGMADNIRPALYGAEYTVVLANRQPGPPFGTVTVAGRYCESGDILFKDAQLPRLRRGDILAAATSGAYGMAMASNYNMALRPAVVFVTDGRSTLTRRRETEADLLGLFPQSGEG, from the coding sequence ATCCTGGGGCGGCGCCGGCACCGGTTAATTCGAACCTGGTTGAATTACCCTGACGGCGCGGCAATCCCGCGCCGTCAGTTTTTTGGGGACCAAGTGAAACACTCCAACGACCGCATACAGGACCCTCTGGAGCTGTTCCCTGAGGGCACCGCGCGCGACGCTGCCGGCCGCCTGATCCTAGGCGGATGTGCAGTGACCGACCTGCTCGAGCAATTCGGCAGCCCGCTGTACGTCTACGACGAAGACGCGGTCAGGGCATCCTGCCGGCAGTACCGCCTGCCACTGGCCGCGGCTTATTCGAATTCGCGGGTGATATACGCCGTCAAGGCCTATGCCGACCTGCACGTGCTCGGCCTGGTGGACGAATGCGGGCTCGGGGTCGATTGCGTCGGCGCCGGCGAGTTGACCGCCGCGCTCGAGGCTGGCATCGACCCGGGCATGGTCACGTTACACGGCAACAACAAATCGCGCGCCGAGATCGAGCTGGCGTTGGACGCCGGGATCGGACAACTGGTCGCCGACGGGGAGGATGATCTCTCATTCATCGGTCATGTAGCCGCCGGGCGCGGTATCCGCGCTCCGGTCCTGTTGCGGCTCACGCCAGGCATTTCAGCCCATACCCACGAGTACATTAGGACCGGCGAGCTCGACTCCAAGTTCGGCATTCCGATTTCCACCGGTCAGGCCCGCGCGGCCGCCAAGTCGGCGCTTGCTGATCCCGGAATCGAGCTGCTCGGTTATCACGCCCACATCGGTTCGCAGATATTTGACCGCCAACCGCTAATCGACAACGCACGCAAGTTAGTGGAATTTGCCATTGCGACTGAGCGCGAAACCGGCTATTTCCCGGCTGTCATCTCGCCGGGGGGAGGCGGCGGCGTGCGGTACACGCTGGACGATGCCGGACTGGATCCGGGCCCGCTGATGACCGCGATCGGGTCAGCGGTTACCGAAGCCCTGCCCGATGCGCGCCGGCCTCTGCTGGTGGTCGAACCGGGCAGGTCGCTGATCGCCCGGGCCGGCGTGGCCCTCTACAGCGTCGGTACGATCAAATCGATTCCGGACATCCGCACCTACGTGGCCGTCGACGGCGGCATGGCCGACAACATCCGCCCTGCCCTGTACGGCGCCGAATACACGGTGGTGCTGGCCAACCGCCAACCAGGCCCGCCGTTCGGGACCGTAACCGTTGCCGGCCGCTACTGCGAGTCCGGCGACATCCTTTTCAAGGACGCGCAACTGCCTCGGCTGCGACGCGGCGACATCCTGGCAGCGGCAACCTCGGGGGCCTACGGGATGGCAATGGCATCGAACTACAACATGGCCCTGCGGCCGGCGGTGGTATTCGTAACTGACGGCCGGTCGACTCTCACCCGTCGGCGCGAGACCGAAGCCGATCTATTGGGCCTATTCCCGCAATCAGGTGAGGGTTAA
- a CDS encoding c-type cytochrome — MAVRFWFRLIRVRANWSKRSNSSPMPNRTEVQVAAVATLAALIVVVLAAVLVTEIFWRHSEAADHYRPYIDSPELTEFGIFSITAAAAGAADAAPVARSPELEAIYDIFIEKGCTGCHIVDGIPEAIGDTGPNLNGFASRQMMAGETMEVSRDNLASWLKDPPAHKADTLMPNLGLNDAEIDLLIDWLLTLT, encoded by the coding sequence ATGGCGGTCAGATTCTGGTTTCGACTAATCCGCGTCCGCGCGAACTGGTCAAAGAGGTCCAATTCAAGCCCTATGCCTAATCGAACCGAAGTCCAAGTCGCGGCCGTCGCCACGCTGGCGGCGCTGATCGTGGTGGTGTTGGCCGCCGTGCTCGTGACCGAGATTTTTTGGCGCCACAGCGAGGCTGCCGACCATTACCGGCCCTACATCGATTCGCCGGAGCTGACCGAATTTGGCATCTTTTCGATCACCGCCGCCGCCGCCGGTGCAGCGGATGCCGCGCCGGTCGCACGCTCTCCCGAACTTGAGGCCATTTACGACATCTTCATTGAAAAGGGCTGCACCGGTTGCCACATCGTGGATGGCATTCCGGAAGCCATCGGCGACACTGGCCCGAACCTGAACGGGTTCGCCAGCCGCCAGATGATGGCCGGTGAAACGATGGAGGTCAGCCGCGATAACCTGGCTTCCTGGCTCAAAGACCCGCCGGCCCACAAGGCCGATACGCTGATGCCGAACCTGGGTCTCAACGACGCCGAGATCGATCTATTAATCGACTGGCTGTTAACCCTCACCTGA
- a CDS encoding DUF4405 domain-containing protein, whose protein sequence is MQSEGVVGVNLRPEPKNGYTDRSRAVAQNFFLAFHPVQVNSTNLRPTYSFGFGLLGLYSLLIMFVSGLLLMFHYVPEINSAYASMVRLETDVFLGGLIKNLHVVSGHALVAFAALHLVRVFFTGAYAGRAANWILSVAMLLGAVLTVLTGYVLPWDQSAYWITAGGGEILAEGPIFGEWIRLLAFGSEDVSQATLTRFYTLHFIVGPLALMALAGWHVFLLRRGGPAATEWGP, encoded by the coding sequence ATGCAATCAGAAGGAGTCGTCGGCGTGAATCTGCGGCCCGAACCCAAGAACGGCTACACCGATCGCTCGCGGGCGGTTGCGCAGAACTTCTTTCTCGCGTTTCACCCGGTGCAGGTGAATTCGACGAACCTGCGCCCGACATATTCATTCGGCTTCGGGTTGCTCGGCCTCTACAGCCTCCTGATCATGTTCGTCAGCGGATTGCTGCTGATGTTCCATTACGTACCCGAAATCAATAGCGCTTATGCCTCGATGGTGCGCCTGGAGACGGACGTGTTTTTGGGCGGCCTCATCAAAAACTTGCACGTAGTTTCCGGGCACGCTCTGGTCGCGTTTGCGGCCTTGCATTTGGTGCGAGTGTTTTTCACTGGGGCCTACGCCGGCCGCGCCGCCAATTGGATTCTTTCGGTGGCAATGCTGCTCGGGGCGGTACTTACCGTACTGACTGGGTACGTATTGCCGTGGGATCAATCCGCTTACTGGATCACGGCCGGGGGTGGTGAAATCCTTGCCGAAGGACCAATCTTTGGCGAGTGGATCAGACTGCTGGCATTCGGGTCCGAGGATGTGAGCCAGGCCACGTTGACGCGTTTCTACACCTTGCATTTCATCGTCGGCCCCTTGGCGCTTATGGCGCTGGCCGGCTGGCACGTTTTCCTGCTTCGCCGCGGCGGTCCGGCCGCAACCGAATGGGGGCCTTGA